The Juglans regia cultivar Chandler chromosome 2, Walnut 2.0, whole genome shotgun sequence genome includes a window with the following:
- the LOC108983399 gene encoding uncharacterized protein LOC108983399 → MGGHLFPLINTSLRSSVFLAKPLTAYVYMKSVKSYSQASCKESHIRESADQERAPSTAQEFKKIAEEKLREADREQGMASQTADKAFDAMEEATLGDSKLESVKRRSEEHEDGAHDYRRRGDEEPPEGVKAFSNKA, encoded by the exons ATGGGTGGCCATCTCTTTCCCCTGATCAATACCTCCCTACGATCATCAGTATTCCTAGCCAAGCCCTTGACAGCATATGTCTACATGAAGTCCGTTAAG AGTTATAGCCAAGCAAGCTGCAAGGAAAGCCATATCCGTGAATCAGCAGATCAAGAGAGAGCGCCTTCGACTGCTCAAGAGTTTAAAAAGATTGCTGAGGAGAAGCTGCGGGAGGCCGATCGCGAGCAAGGTATGGCTAGTCAGACGGCTGACAAGGCATTTGATGCTATGGAAGAGGCTACTTTGGGAGACTCGAAACTTGAATCTGTGAAGCGTAGGTCGGAGGAACACGAAGATGGGGCTCATGATTACCGAAGGAGAGGGGATGAAGAGCCGCCAGAGGGAGTTAAAGCATTTTCTAATAAAGCCTAG
- the LOC108984524 gene encoding endoglucanase 11-like encodes MEDNKQEGVFKKHSKFLHRCFVLLSIFSLFPSSCLSFDYGEALSKSLLYFESQRSGRLPHNQRVSWRHHSGLTDGLEQGVDLVGGYYDAGDNVKFGLPMAFTVTMLSWSVLEYGEQIAGAGEYLHALEAIKWGTDYFIKAHTHPNVLWAQVGNGDTDHYCWQRPEDMTTSRQAYKVDANNPGSDIAGETAAAMAAASMVFRKTNPHYSHLLIHHAQQLFEFGDKYRGKYDESIKVSKGYYSSVSGYMDELLWAALWLYKATDKEEYLNYVLENAHSFGGITWAMTEFSWDVKYVGVQIIASMLLMEKKHEKHKHVLEQYRSKAEHFLCACLNMNNATNVQRTPGGLLYTRQWNNMQYVSTAAFLLTLYSDYLRTSNQELNCHNGVLGPQEIFSFAKSQVDYILGSNPKALSYLVGYGSNYPYRVHHRGASIESYKRNQGFIGCTQGYDNWYGRHDPNPNTLVGALVGGPDNKDRFKDERSNYIQTEACTYNVAPVVGVFAKLHGLKGTDLSDNPNLLTSS; translated from the exons ATGGAGGACAATAAGCAAGAAGGcgtttttaaaaaacattccAAGTTTCTTCATCGTTGTTTCGTTCTGCTCTCAATCTTTTCCCTCTTTCCCTCCTCCTGTCTGTCTTTCGACTACGGCGAAGCTCTTTCCAAGAGTCTCCTCTACTTCGAATCCCAACGTTCCGGCAGATTACCGCACAACCAACGAGTCTCTTGGCGCCATCATTCTGGCCTTACTGATGGTCTTGAACAAGGG GTGGACTTGGTGGGAGGGTACTACGATGCCGGTGACAATGTTAAATTTGGTCTGCCAATGGCTTTTACTGTAACGATGCTGTCCTGGAGTGTCCTTGAATATGGGGAACAGATTGCCGGCGCCGGCGAGTATCTGCACGCGCTGGAGGCGATCAAGTGGGGGACGGACTATTTCATCAAAGCCCACACTCACCCGAACGTTTTATGGGCTCAG GTGGGTAACGGTGATACCGACCACTACTGTTGGCAGCGGCCGGAGGACATGACAACTTCGCGACAAGCTTACAAGGTCGATGCTAACAATCCCGGATCAGATATTGCCGGCGAGACGGCAGCGGCAATGGCAGCAGCTTCAATGGTGTTTAGGAAAACTAATCCACATTATTCCCACCTACTGATACACCATGCCCAACAG TTGTTTGAGTTTGGTGACAAGTATAGAGGCAAGTATGATGAAAGTATTAAGGTTTCAAAAGGGTATTATTCGTCTGTGAGTGGGTACATGGATGAGTTGTTGTGGGCAGCTTTGTGGCTGTACAAGGCCACGGACAAGGAAGAATATTTGAATTATGTGTTGGAGAACGCACATTCCTTTGGTGGGATCACTTGGGCCATGACTGAGTTTAGCTGGGATGTCAAGTATGTTGGTGTTCAAATCATTGCTTCAAtg TTGCTGATGGAAAAAAAGCACGAGAAACACAAGCACGTACTGGAACAGTACCGCTCAAAGGCCGAGCACTTTCTATGTGCTTGCCTAAACATGAACAACGCGACTAATGTGCAACGCACCCCAGGAGGCCTACTGTACACCCGCCAATGGAACAACATGCAGTACGTGTCAACAGCTGCATTTCTTCTCACACTATACTCCGATTATCTCCGAACCTCAAATCAGGAGCTCAACTGCCATAATGGAGTGTTGGGCCCACAGGAAATCTTCTCCTTCGCCAAATCACAGGTTGATTACATCCTGGGTTCTAATCCAAAGGCCTTGAGTTACTTGGTTGGGTACGGCTCTAATTACCCGTACAGAGTGCATCACAGGGGAGCATCTATTGAATCATACAAAAGGAATCAAGGTTTCATCGGATGCACTCAAGGATACGATAATTGGTATGGACGACACGATCCGAACCCTAACACCCTCGTGGGGGCCCTAGTTGGTGGGCCAGATAACAAGGACCGGTTTAAGGATGAAAGGTCAAACTACATACAAACGGAGGCATGCACCTATAATGTTGCCCCCGTAGTTGGAGTTTTTGCCAAACTGCATGGACTGAAGGGTACTGATCTCTCTGATAATCCAAATCTACTCACTTCTAGCTAG
- the LOC108984556 gene encoding small ubiquitin-related modifier 1, producing MSGVTNQEEDKKPTDQSAHINLKVKGQDGNEVFFRIKRSTQLKKLMNAYCDRQSVELNSIAFLFDGRRLRAEQTPDELEMEDGDEIDAMLHQTGGAVA from the exons ATGTCGGGCGTAACAAACCAGGAGGAGGACAAGAAACCCACCGATCAGTCGGCCCATATCAACCTCAAAGTCAAGGGCCAG GATGGAAATGAGGTATTTTTCAGGATCAAGAGGAGCACTCAACTGAAGAAGCTTATGAATGCTTATTGTGATCGCCAGTCGGTGGAGCTGAACTCAATTGCATTCTTATTTGATGGCCGCCGTCTCCGAGCAGAGCAGACTCCAGatgag CTGGAAATGGAGGATGGAGACGAGATAGATGCCATGCTGCACCAAACAGGAGGTGCTGTTGCCTAG
- the LOC108984511 gene encoding aspartate carbamoyltransferase 2, chloroplastic gives MAISSSFFACSLQGSVAAPKTLNWYKELSCNPSNLFFKQSGCIKSMYQSHSRLLPHSILSKWEQTDRFDRIQCHSLEVETAPSFSIGKKFQLDDIIEAQQFNRDILSAIFEVANDMEKIENNYPGSQILKGYLMATLFYEPSTRTRLSFESAMKRLGGEVLTTENAREFSSAAKGETLEDTIRTVEGYSDIIVMRHFESGAAKRAAAIAGIPIINAGDGPGQHPTQALLDVYTIEREVGKLDGIKVALVGDLANGRTVRSLAYLLAKYQDVRIYFVSPDVVEMKDDIKAYLTSQGVEWEESSDLMEVASECDVVYQTRIQKERFGERLDLYEEARGKYIVDQAVLDVMQKHAVVMHPLPRLDEITVEVDRDPRAAYFRQAKNGLYIRMALLKLLLLGW, from the exons ATGGCTATTTCATCTTCGTTTTTCGCATGTTCATTGCAGGGGAGCGTGGCTGCTCCCAAAACATTAAATTGGTACAAAGAGCTTTCGTGCAATCCTTCAAATCTTTTCTTCAAGCAATCAGGATGCATCAAGTCAATGTATCAGTCACATTCGAGGTTATTACCCCATAGTATACTATCAAAATGGGAACAAACTGACCGATTCGACAGAATCCAGTGCCATTCATTGGAAGTTGAGACTGCACCTTCTTTTTCCATAGGGAAGAAATTTCAACTTGATGATATAATTGAAGCCCAACAATTTAATAGGGATATTCTCAGTGCCATATTTGAAGTTGCGAATGACATggagaagatagaaaataattatccCGGAAGCCAAATCCTTAAGGGTTATCTTATGGCTACTCTCTTTTACGAGCCATCCACTAGGACTAGGCTTTCATTTGAGTCTGCCATGAAACGGTTAGGTGGGGAAGTTTTGACAACAGAAAATGCACGGGAGTTTTCATCAGCAGCTAAAGGTGAAACACTTGAAG ATACTATAAGGACAGTTGAGGGTTATTCTGATATAATTGTGATGCGGCACTTTGAAAGTGGTGCTGCCAAAAGAGCAGCAGCTATAGCTGGCATTCCTATTATTAATGCTGGCGATGGTCCTGGGCAACATCCTACACAG GCTCTTTTGGATGTCTATACTATTGAAAGAGAGGTAGGAAAACTAGATGGCATCAAAGTTGCGCTAGTGGGTGACCTTGCCAATGGAAGGACTGTCCGCTCACTTGCTTACTTGCTTGCCAAGtaccaagatgtgaggatttaCTTTGTCTCTCCCGATGTGGTAGAAATGAAG GATGATATAAAAGCCTACTTGACATCTCAGGGAGTGGAGTGGGAAGAAAGCTCTGATTTAATGGAAGTGGCTTCTGAGTGTGATGTAGTGTATCAAACTCGTATTCAGAAAGAAAGGTTTGGAGAGAGACTCGACCTCTATGAAGAAGCTCGAGGCAAGTACATCGTTGATCAGGCTGTCTTGGATGTTATGCAGAAGCATGCTGTGGTCATGCATCCTCTCCCCAGGCTTGATGAG ATTACTGTGGAAGTTGATAGGGATCCAAGGGCTGCTTATTTTAGACAAGCAAAGAATGGTCTCTATATTCGGATGGCGCTCTTGAAACTCTTACTTCTTGGGTGGTAA
- the LOC108984539 gene encoding glucan endo-1,3-beta-glucosidase 13-like, translating into MATLRVSYFLLLLSASVFAEGGSIGINYGRIANDLPTPSKVVQLMKSQGLTRVKLYDTDSEVLTELANSGISVTVALPNELLSSTAADQSFADNWVQANISQYYPATKIEAIAVGNEVFVDPNNTTKFLVPAMKNIHASLAKYNLDSAIKVSSPVALTALQTSYPSSAGSFKPELVESVIKPMLDLLRQTGSYFMVNVYPFFAYTANSDEISLDYTLFKQNPGVVDSGNGLRYFSLFEAQLDAVFAALSAVKHDDMKIVVTETGWPSLGDTNEIGASQANAADYNGNLVRRVLTGAGTPLRPQDPLNVFLFALFNENKKSGPTSERNYGLFYPSEQKVYDIPLTKADLGSTQSTPVNGSNSPQVPVTGDMKKTPVGSGQTWCVANKNVGKEKLQAALDYACGEGGADCRPIQSDATCYSPNTLVAHASYAFNSFYQKNARRAGSCHFGGAAYVVTQPPRFGTCNFPTGY; encoded by the exons ATGGCAACTCTCAGAGTCTCGTACTTCCTCTTGCTTCTCTCAGCCTCAGTCTTTGCAG aGGGAGGTTCAATAGGAATAAACTATGGGCGAATTGCTAACGACCTGCCCACACCATCAAAAGTGGTGCAACTTATGAAATCACAGGGACTCACCCGGGTCAAGCTCTACGACACCGACTCGGAAGTGCTCACCGAGCTTGCTAACTCCGGTATAAGCGTCACCGTTGCACTCCCCAACGAACTCCTCTCCTCCACCGCAGCAGACCAGTCTTTCGCCGATAATTGGGTCCAAGCCAACATCTCTCAGTACTATCCCGCTACAAAAATCGAAGCCATTGCCGTGGGAAACGAGGTATTCGTTGACCCAAATAACACCACCAAGTTCCTTGTACCCGCCATGAAAAACATCCATGCCTCTCTTGCCAAGTACAACCTTGATTCTGCTATCAAAGTCTCATCCCCTGTAGCTCTCACCGCCCTCCAAACTTCATATCCATCTTCGGCTGGGTCTTTCAAGCCCGAGCTAGTTGAATCCGTCATCAAGCCCATGCTTGATCTTCTGCGTCAAACCGGCTCGTATTTCATGGTTAACGTGTACCCCTTTTTCGCTTACACTGCGAACTCGGACGAAATATCGTTAGACTACACTTTGTTCAAGCAAAATCCGGGTGTGGTGGATTCTGGTAACGGATTACGTTACTTCAGCTTGTTCGAGGCCCAACTCGATGCCGTTTTCGCTGCCCTGTCCGCCGTCAAACACGATGACATGAAGATAGTGGTTACAGAGACTGGCTGGCCATCACTGGGAGATACGAACGAGATTGGTGCGAGCCAAGCCAATGCGGCAGATTACAATGGCAATTTGGTACGCAGAGTACTCACAGGTGCTGGGACCCCGCTAAGACCTCAGGACCCACTCAACGTTTTCTTGTTTGCTTTGTtcaatgagaataaaaaatcGGGTCCCACTTCAGAGAGGAACTATGGGCTATTCTACCCCAGCGAGCAGAAGGTATACGATATACCGCTCACAAAAGCGGACCTTGGAAGTACCCAGTCAACGCCGGTCAACGGGAGCAATAGCCCTCAGGTTCCGGTCACCGGCGATATGAAGAAGACGCCTGTGGGTTCGGGTCAGACGTGGTGTGTTGCAAACAAAAATGTCGGAAAGGAGAAGCTGCAGGCTGCGCTGGATTACGCTTGCGGTGAGGGAGGCGCTGATTGCCGTCCGATTCAGTCGGATGCCACGTGTTATAGTCCAAACACGCTAGTGGCCCACGCCTCGTATGCCTTCAATAGTTTCTATCAGAAGAACGCTCGTAGGGCAGGTTCTTGTCACTTCGGCGGTGCGGCTTATGTGGTCACTCAACCTCCTA GGTTTGGGACTTGCAACTTCCCTACAGGGTATTGA